In the genome of Desulfuromonas sp. DDH964, one region contains:
- a CDS encoding UDP-glucose dehydrogenase family protein: MYLTVIGIGYVGLVTGTCFAEMGNFVTCVDVDARKVERLQQGEIPIYEPGLEPLVRSNVEAGRLQFTTSLAAAMTEANVYFIAVGTPPGEDGSADLQYVLAVAREIGRNLAGYAVIVDKSTVPVGTADKVRAAIREELERRGVAIDFDVVSNPEFLKEGAAVEDFMRPDRIVVGTDSKAAREIMHTLYADFSRNHDRILFMGVRDAEMTKYAANAMLATKISFMNEVAALCDRYEVDVEQVRLGIGSDSRIGYSFIYPGCGYGGSCFPKDVKALIHMAEASALEPMVLGAVHRRNEAQKDVLFAKISDRCGSDLSGLNFGLWGLAFKPGTDDMREAPAVVLLHQLIGAGAKVRAYDPEAREVAREELPAAWFESGALTLAEHQYDALTGCDAMILVTEWKPFRHPDFAAIKRLLKNPLIFDGRNQYDPKKLKEEGFEYFGIGRRS, translated from the coding sequence ATGTATCTTACCGTTATCGGAATCGGCTACGTCGGCCTGGTTACCGGCACCTGTTTTGCCGAAATGGGCAACTTCGTCACCTGCGTCGATGTCGATGCCCGCAAGGTCGAGCGTCTCCAGCAGGGAGAGATCCCGATCTACGAACCGGGGTTGGAGCCGCTGGTCCGCTCCAACGTCGAGGCGGGGCGGCTGCAGTTCACCACCAGCCTCGCCGCGGCGATGACCGAAGCCAACGTCTACTTTATCGCCGTCGGCACGCCGCCCGGCGAGGACGGCTCGGCCGACCTCCAGTACGTGCTGGCGGTGGCCCGGGAGATCGGGCGGAACCTCGCGGGTTATGCGGTGATCGTCGACAAGTCGACGGTGCCGGTCGGGACCGCTGACAAGGTGCGCGCAGCGATCCGCGAGGAGTTGGAGCGGCGCGGCGTCGCTATCGACTTCGATGTCGTCAGCAACCCCGAGTTCCTCAAGGAAGGGGCGGCGGTGGAGGACTTCATGCGTCCCGATCGCATCGTTGTCGGCACCGACTCGAAGGCGGCGCGGGAGATCATGCACACCCTCTACGCCGACTTCTCCCGCAACCACGACCGCATCCTCTTCATGGGGGTGCGCGACGCCGAAATGACCAAGTATGCCGCCAACGCCATGCTCGCCACCAAGATCTCCTTCATGAACGAGGTCGCTGCCCTCTGCGATCGCTACGAGGTCGACGTCGAGCAGGTGCGCCTCGGCATCGGCTCGGACAGCCGCATCGGCTACTCCTTCATCTATCCCGGCTGCGGCTATGGCGGCTCCTGTTTTCCCAAGGACGTCAAGGCGCTGATCCACATGGCGGAAGCCTCGGCCCTCGAACCGATGGTTCTCGGCGCTGTCCACCGCCGCAACGAGGCGCAGAAGGATGTCCTTTTCGCCAAGATCAGTGACCGCTGCGGCAGCGACCTCTCCGGTCTCAACTTCGGGCTCTGGGGCCTCGCCTTCAAGCCGGGGACCGATGACATGCGCGAGGCGCCGGCGGTGGTCCTCCTCCACCAGCTGATCGGTGCCGGCGCCAAGGTGCGCGCCTACGATCCCGAGGCCCGCGAAGTCGCCCGCGAGGAGCTCCCCGCGGCCTGGTTCGAGAGTGGGGCGCTGACCCTGGCGGAACACCAGTACGACGCTCTTACGGGATGTGATGCGATGATTCTGGTGACCGAGTGGAAGCCCTTCCGCCACCCCGACTTCGCTGCGATCAAGCGCCTGCTGAAGAACCCGCTGATCTTCGACGGGCGCAATCAGTATGACCCGAAGAAGCTGAAAGAGGAAGGGTTTGAGTATTTTGGGATCGGAAGGAGAAGTTAA
- a CDS encoding IS1380 family transposase gives MTFPRFNIEQSDSEFYTSQSGVALVGLAVNRFTSLNARVAKAAPCKGIATADVLRCYLGLLCQGKSDFEAIRPFFEDDEFFAAALGVNKVPSPETLRQRMDAVAEATMRIVDFCTVEFLKKAKAEFSTLETGHMPLDLDVFTQDNSNTKKEGASWTYRKFHGFAPIAAWLGLEGWCLEIEHRPGSQHAQEGFVPFLLRAIHKSRQLTEAPLLVRLDSAHDAIATLVALKEEKVDFIVKWNPRGTDVPARASEVFAHGKMIKQDKKGRIAIMTETVERAFKDEDGKYQTLKVRRVLRATERYFEKDGTPLLVPDIEIEGWWTSLSSAKDKVIELYKGHALCEQYHSELKSDMDLERLPSGKFATNTLVMHCAGLAYNILRAVGQVGLMTGKQRRRAKQRRRLKTVIQDLVYFAGRFICHAHALTLRFSRHAHDQYDAFSRTYRRFAYG, from the coding sequence GTGACGTTTCCGCGGTTCAACATCGAGCAGTCCGACAGCGAATTCTACACCTCCCAGTCCGGCGTGGCCCTGGTCGGCCTGGCGGTCAACAGGTTCACGTCGTTGAACGCGCGGGTCGCCAAGGCGGCCCCCTGCAAGGGCATTGCCACGGCCGATGTGCTGCGTTGCTATCTCGGCCTGCTCTGCCAGGGCAAGAGCGACTTCGAGGCGATCCGGCCTTTTTTCGAGGATGACGAGTTTTTCGCTGCGGCCCTCGGCGTCAACAAGGTCCCGTCACCGGAGACCCTGCGTCAGCGAATGGATGCCGTCGCCGAGGCGACGATGCGCATTGTCGACTTCTGTACGGTTGAGTTTCTCAAAAAAGCCAAGGCCGAGTTCTCGACGCTTGAGACCGGGCACATGCCGCTGGATCTGGACGTCTTCACCCAGGACAACTCCAACACCAAGAAAGAGGGGGCCTCCTGGACCTACCGCAAGTTCCACGGCTTCGCCCCGATCGCCGCCTGGTTGGGGCTGGAGGGGTGGTGTCTGGAGATCGAGCACCGTCCCGGGTCCCAGCATGCCCAGGAGGGCTTTGTCCCCTTTTTGCTGCGGGCGATTCACAAAAGCCGGCAGTTGACCGAAGCTCCCCTGCTGGTGCGACTGGACAGCGCCCACGATGCCATTGCGACTCTGGTGGCTCTCAAGGAAGAGAAGGTCGACTTCATCGTCAAGTGGAATCCCCGAGGGACCGACGTGCCGGCCAGAGCCAGCGAGGTCTTTGCCCACGGCAAGATGATCAAGCAGGACAAAAAAGGCCGCATCGCCATCATGACGGAAACGGTCGAGCGCGCCTTCAAGGATGAGGATGGCAAGTACCAGACTCTCAAGGTCCGCCGTGTGCTGCGGGCCACGGAACGCTATTTCGAAAAAGACGGCACCCCGCTGCTGGTCCCGGACATTGAAATCGAGGGCTGGTGGACCAGCCTCTCAAGCGCCAAGGACAAGGTGATCGAACTGTACAAGGGACACGCCCTGTGCGAGCAGTATCACTCCGAGCTTAAAAGCGATATGGATCTGGAACGTCTGCCGTCAGGCAAGTTCGCCACCAACACCCTGGTCATGCACTGTGCCGGGCTGGCCTACAACATTCTGCGGGCTGTGGGCCAGGTCGGCCTGATGACCGGCAAGCAGCGTCGGCGGGCCAAACAACGCCGCCGGCTCAAGACGGTGATTCAGGACCTGGTCTACTTCGCCGGGCGCTTCATCTGCCACGCACACGCCCTGACGTTGCGCTTCAGTCGGCATGCGCATGATCAGTATGACGCTTTCAGCAGAACCTATCGACGGTTCGCTTATGGCTGA
- a CDS encoding acyltransferase, whose protein sequence is MKVLKVILKKPFNLILKIKKFFWKAKVRIQAQHCGKRLYIGSASSVNSKTVFGDYSSTNGITVKGYGKVLIGDYLHTGVDLLILTTNHNYKNSTLLPYDLDEEVKDVVIKRAVWIGDRVIIMGGVTIGEGAIIQAGSVVVSDIPDYAIAGGSPAKVFKYRDIDHYKKLAERDMFYRY, encoded by the coding sequence ATGAAAGTATTGAAGGTTATATTGAAAAAACCATTTAATTTGATTTTAAAAATTAAGAAGTTTTTTTGGAAAGCAAAAGTCAGGATTCAGGCGCAACACTGTGGGAAAAGACTTTATATAGGAAGCGCAAGCAGTGTAAATTCAAAAACAGTCTTCGGTGATTACTCAAGTACCAATGGAATTACGGTAAAAGGGTATGGGAAGGTATTGATCGGTGATTATCTTCATACTGGTGTAGACTTGCTCATACTTACAACCAACCATAATTATAAAAACTCTACGTTGCTACCGTATGATTTGGATGAAGAAGTTAAAGACGTTGTTATCAAGCGTGCCGTGTGGATTGGGGACAGGGTTATTATAATGGGTGGCGTAACTATTGGTGAGGGTGCGATTATTCAAGCGGGTAGTGTTGTAGTATCAGATATTCCTGATTATGCAATTGCTGGTGGAAGTCCAGCCAAAGTTTTCAAATATCGGGATATCGATCATTATAAAAAACTTGCAGAGAGAGATATGTTTTACCGCTACTGA
- a CDS encoding transposase, protein MDQIVAETVSCQNQINSYFDNQRIALLLKQSNMVKQCGIAPVAVMRFIFSLVFTGKNLFRYLQADASGEEIGKDTVYRFLNSVNANWHKFLHLLSAAIIRKQILPLTSEQTPKVFIVDDSLYNRNRSKKVELLARVHDHNENRYYRGFRLLTLGWSDGSTCVPVSFGLLSSPSRKTVCCRWPKSTNGPTGSSAGPRVCSKPLRCSRIW, encoded by the coding sequence TTGGATCAGATTGTAGCAGAAACTGTTTCATGTCAAAACCAAATTAATTCGTACTTTGACAATCAGCGTATCGCTTTACTCTTGAAGCAAAGCAACATGGTCAAACAGTGCGGCATTGCACCCGTCGCGGTGATGCGGTTTATCTTCAGCCTGGTTTTCACCGGCAAGAATTTGTTCCGCTATTTGCAAGCCGATGCCTCCGGGGAGGAAATCGGCAAAGACACCGTGTACCGATTTCTCAATTCGGTCAATGCCAACTGGCACAAGTTCCTGCATCTGCTGAGTGCTGCGATCATTCGGAAACAGATTCTACCGCTGACCTCGGAGCAGACCCCCAAGGTTTTCATCGTCGATGACTCGCTCTACAATCGCAACCGCAGCAAAAAAGTGGAGCTTTTGGCGCGGGTCCACGACCATAACGAGAATCGCTATTACCGCGGTTTTCGGTTGCTGACTCTGGGCTGGTCCGATGGTTCAACCTGTGTGCCGGTTTCGTTTGGCCTGCTCAGTTCCCCAAGCAGAAAAACCGTCTGTTGCCGATGGCCGAAATCGACAAACGGACCAACGGGTTCAAGCGCCGGGCCGAGAGTCTGCTCAAAGCCCCTGAGGTGCTCAAGGATCTGGTGA
- a CDS encoding ISL3 family transposase, giving the protein MLVKSILNRVQKHSGFVYGSSRWREQGKATVLDIDIRPRDGSRPICSGCGRSAPGYDTLPVRRFEFVPLWGIAVFFVYSMRRVDCPRCGVKVEKVPWAEGKNHLTTTYAWFLARWARRLSWKEVGDVFQTSWDNVFRSVKMAVAWGLAHRDLENVTAIGIDEIAYKKGHNSYLTVVYQIDAGCRRLLWIGKERTQRTLRQFFKEFGAERTARLRFVCSDMWKPYLQIVAAAAGKALHILDRFHIMSQMNKALDKVRAQETRELRAKGEQPVLTRSRWCILKRPENLTDKQGVKLKELLACNLKTIRAYLLKEDFQRFWQYQRAAWAARFLDEWCRRTMRSRIQPMKQVAKMLRSHRELLLNWFRAREQIALGAVEGLNNKAKVTCRKAYGFRSYEVLKIALYHTLGCLPEPEGTHRFC; this is encoded by the coding sequence ATGCTGGTCAAGTCTATCCTGAATCGGGTCCAGAAGCATAGTGGTTTTGTCTACGGCTCCTCTCGCTGGCGGGAACAGGGAAAAGCCACGGTCCTTGATATCGATATCCGTCCCCGAGACGGTAGCCGTCCGATCTGCTCGGGCTGCGGGCGCAGCGCCCCAGGCTACGACACGTTGCCGGTTCGGCGCTTTGAGTTCGTCCCGCTGTGGGGCATCGCCGTCTTCTTCGTCTATTCCATGCGCCGGGTTGACTGCCCGCGCTGTGGCGTCAAGGTGGAAAAGGTCCCTTGGGCCGAAGGGAAGAATCACCTCACCACCACCTATGCCTGGTTCCTGGCCCGTTGGGCGCGACGGTTGTCCTGGAAGGAGGTCGGCGACGTCTTCCAAACCTCCTGGGACAACGTCTTTCGCTCGGTCAAGATGGCCGTCGCCTGGGGCTTGGCCCACCGCGACCTGGAGAACGTCACCGCCATCGGCATCGACGAGATCGCCTACAAGAAGGGGCACAACAGCTACCTGACCGTGGTCTACCAGATCGACGCCGGCTGCCGTCGCTTGCTGTGGATCGGCAAAGAGCGGACCCAGAGGACCCTGCGGCAGTTCTTCAAGGAATTCGGCGCTGAGCGTACCGCCCGGCTCCGGTTCGTCTGCAGCGACATGTGGAAGCCGTATTTGCAAATCGTGGCGGCGGCGGCCGGAAAAGCGCTTCACATCCTGGACCGTTTTCACATCATGAGCCAGATGAACAAGGCTCTCGATAAAGTTCGCGCCCAGGAGACCCGGGAGCTGAGGGCCAAGGGAGAGCAGCCGGTACTCACTCGCAGCCGCTGGTGCATCCTCAAACGCCCGGAGAACTTGACCGACAAGCAGGGCGTCAAGCTGAAGGAACTGCTGGCCTGCAACCTCAAGACGATCCGGGCCTACCTGCTCAAGGAGGACTTCCAACGGTTCTGGCAGTACCAGCGGGCCGCTTGGGCCGCCCGATTCCTCGACGAGTGGTGCCGGCGCACCATGCGTTCCCGCATTCAACCGATGAAGCAGGTGGCGAAGATGCTGCGGTCTCATCGGGAATTGCTGCTCAACTGGTTTCGCGCCCGGGAGCAGATCGCCCTGGGAGCTGTCGAGGGTCTTAACAACAAAGCGAAAGTGACCTGTAGAAAAGCGTACGGTTTTCGCAGTTACGAGGTCCTAAAAATCGCCTTGTATCATACACTTGGCTGCCTACCCGAACCGGAAGGCACCCACAGATTCTGCTGA
- a CDS encoding integrase core domain-containing protein: protein MSQTISPGAEKAYGVQRVCNVWEQARSSFYHASRQIPQSTPKRRGPRPSISDEDLLAMIRHDLATSPFTGEGHRKVWARLRICDGVRIARKRVLRLMRENHLLSPHRGWPKAAKAHDGKIITMAPNLMWGTDGTRVFTLDEGWVWIFSAVEHWNAECVGWHVCKTGDRYAALQPLSMALDNIYGGVEKDIARGLSLRMDHGTQYLSDHFLNQIKFWGITPSFAFVAEPQTNGVAERFNRTLKEQAIYGRIFRTIDDVREAVKTFVELYNSEWRVEKNGFRSPDEIRQAA from the coding sequence ATGAGCCAAACGATCTCCCCAGGCGCTGAAAAGGCCTACGGCGTCCAGCGGGTTTGCAATGTTTGGGAGCAGGCTCGCTCCTCGTTCTACCATGCCTCGCGCCAGATTCCGCAATCAACTCCCAAGCGTCGTGGCCCACGTCCGTCAATCAGTGATGAGGATCTTCTCGCCATGATCCGTCACGATCTGGCCACGTCCCCGTTCACCGGCGAAGGACACCGCAAGGTCTGGGCCAGGCTGCGGATTTGTGACGGCGTGCGCATCGCACGCAAGCGGGTTCTGCGGTTGATGCGCGAGAATCATCTGTTGTCACCTCACCGGGGTTGGCCCAAAGCAGCCAAGGCGCATGATGGTAAAATCATCACCATGGCTCCGAATCTAATGTGGGGCACCGATGGCACCCGCGTATTCACTCTCGACGAAGGCTGGGTCTGGATCTTTAGCGCCGTCGAGCACTGGAACGCCGAATGTGTCGGCTGGCATGTTTGCAAGACCGGCGACCGTTATGCTGCTCTTCAACCACTTTCCATGGCGTTAGACAACATCTATGGGGGCGTAGAGAAAGATATTGCCCGAGGGTTGTCTCTGCGTATGGATCACGGCACCCAGTACCTCTCAGACCATTTTCTGAACCAGATCAAGTTCTGGGGAATCACCCCCAGCTTTGCCTTCGTTGCCGAACCACAGACCAACGGAGTTGCTGAACGATTCAACCGCACCTTGAAAGAGCAAGCCATCTATGGCCGAATATTCCGTACCATCGATGATGTTCGCGAGGCCGTGAAAACCTTCGTCGAACTCTACAACAGCGAATGGCGAGTCGAGAAAAATGGCTTCCGGTCGCCCGACGAAATCCGTCAGGCGGCATAA
- a CDS encoding lipopolysaccharide biosynthesis protein has protein sequence MKGFSLTAFIAITGSAFPFLLLPILTRALTKEQYGELVVIELCLAILTTLIHFSISGSTVEYYKMDEESLKNYLSMSLYLSFFSFIILQVFVLTFGDIIYKNFQVSKMWLAVIPLMAFMNVSTKLQNILHVCKRNHLSYAIFLLAPNALIFISTIIFLYIFGLGYEAKLYSILISFFLFGISSFFLLFKAGFISFDFKKKYLPINLSFTIPLLIHSLVASLYFSADRLFLSKMIGNNAVAIYAAGFQVAAVMSVLQHAFSTPWHPLVMELLSEKSVEKYGKKHVFTKLIKNTILSSMIMVFIAVFLIIVVYYFINIILPHSYEESKGVSIIIIISYCILGFYKIVSPILWYYNRTSTLSRITIFVFFVNMLFNYILISKYNVMGACYATLISVSIQFILTTIISCNILYNDFVLFEKNKSMK, from the coding sequence TTGAAGGGTTTTTCTTTAACCGCCTTTATTGCGATCACGGGATCTGCTTTTCCCTTTTTATTGCTCCCGATTTTAACTCGAGCATTGACCAAGGAACAGTATGGTGAACTTGTTGTTATTGAACTTTGTCTCGCGATTCTTACCACTTTAATTCATTTTTCAATTTCAGGAAGTACTGTTGAGTATTATAAAATGGATGAAGAATCGCTCAAAAATTATCTTTCCATGTCGCTCTACCTCTCATTTTTTTCCTTCATTATACTTCAAGTTTTTGTTTTAACTTTTGGCGATATAATTTATAAAAATTTCCAGGTTAGTAAGATGTGGTTGGCTGTCATCCCTTTGATGGCATTCATGAATGTTTCAACAAAATTACAAAATATTCTTCATGTTTGTAAAAGGAACCATTTGTCTTATGCAATTTTTTTATTAGCACCTAATGCCTTAATTTTTATAAGTACAATTATTTTTCTTTATATTTTTGGTTTAGGTTACGAGGCTAAGCTTTATTCAATTCTTATATCGTTTTTTTTATTTGGAATAAGTTCATTTTTTTTACTTTTTAAAGCGGGTTTTATTTCGTTTGACTTCAAAAAAAAATATCTACCAATAAATCTCAGTTTTACCATTCCCCTATTAATTCACAGTCTGGTTGCTAGTTTGTATTTCAGTGCTGATCGGCTTTTTTTATCAAAAATGATTGGAAATAATGCTGTTGCTATATACGCTGCAGGTTTTCAAGTTGCGGCCGTGATGTCTGTCTTGCAACACGCATTTTCCACGCCGTGGCACCCCTTGGTAATGGAATTGCTCAGTGAAAAAAGTGTTGAAAAATATGGGAAAAAACATGTCTTTACCAAACTGATTAAAAATACGATTTTATCTAGCATGATAATGGTTTTTATAGCGGTATTTCTAATTATAGTTGTTTACTATTTCATTAACATAATACTTCCCCATAGTTATGAGGAATCAAAAGGTGTTTCTATAATTATTATTATTTCATATTGTATTTTAGGGTTTTATAAAATTGTTTCGCCTATTTTATGGTATTACAATCGTACATCTACCTTATCAAGGATAACAATTTTTGTATTTTTTGTTAATATGTTATTTAATTATATTTTGATATCAAAATATAACGTAATGGGTGCATGCTATGCCACATTAATAAGTGTATCAATTCAGTTTATACTAACAACGATTATTTCTTGTAATATTTTATATAATGACTTCGTCCTTTTTGAAAAAAATAAATCCATGAAATAG
- a CDS encoding Gfo/Idh/MocA family oxidoreductase, translating to MKKEDIWLVGCGQMAIDYIKVLDALKQPLKVIGRGEKAAALCEEKTGKAVIRGGLGSFLDANPLPCKCAIVAVNVDALAETTIQLINSGVKNILVEKPAGLNPYEIMAVRDAAISKGADIYVAYNRRFYAATLHAKRMIEEDGGLLSCNFEFTEWGHVIEGLTKDPGVKEKWFLSNSTHVVDLALYLAGKPQQLSCYTAGSLPWHPASSVFAGAGITDKGVLFSYQANWLAPGRWGVEVLTAHHRLIFRPMETLQVMHKGSVRIDPLEIDDSLDKTFKPGLYEQVSRFLAGRIEGFCTLAEQIDHWGYYCRMAGY from the coding sequence ATGAAAAAAGAAGACATATGGCTCGTCGGTTGCGGGCAGATGGCAATTGACTACATAAAGGTGCTTGATGCGCTGAAACAGCCGTTAAAGGTTATCGGTCGCGGGGAAAAAGCTGCTGCCCTCTGTGAAGAGAAAACCGGAAAGGCTGTAATAAGGGGCGGATTAGGCTCTTTTCTCGATGCCAATCCGTTGCCATGCAAATGCGCCATTGTAGCTGTCAATGTCGATGCGCTTGCGGAGACAACAATTCAATTAATTAACAGTGGTGTCAAGAACATACTGGTTGAAAAGCCCGCGGGATTGAATCCTTATGAAATTATGGCAGTACGAGACGCTGCAATTTCAAAAGGTGCGGATATTTATGTGGCTTACAATCGTCGTTTTTATGCAGCTACTTTGCATGCAAAGAGGATGATAGAGGAAGACGGCGGGTTGTTGTCGTGTAACTTTGAATTTACCGAATGGGGTCATGTTATTGAAGGGTTGACAAAAGACCCCGGTGTCAAAGAAAAATGGTTTCTCAGCAACTCCACGCACGTTGTGGATCTGGCCCTGTATCTCGCAGGCAAACCACAACAGCTAAGCTGCTATACTGCGGGTTCACTGCCATGGCATCCCGCGTCTTCAGTTTTTGCAGGGGCCGGAATCACAGATAAGGGAGTTCTGTTCTCCTATCAGGCTAATTGGCTGGCCCCCGGGCGATGGGGGGTGGAAGTATTGACGGCTCATCACCGGTTGATCTTCCGCCCGATGGAGACATTACAGGTAATGCACAAAGGCTCAGTCAGGATAGATCCGCTGGAAATTGATGATTCACTGGACAAGACCTTCAAGCCTGGCCTCTATGAGCAGGTGAGTCGCTTTCTTGCTGGTCGAATCGAGGGGTTTTGTACCCTGGCTGAACAGATTGATCACTGGGGTTATTATTGCCGTATGGCAGGGTATTAA